A genomic segment from Nicotiana tabacum cultivar K326 chromosome 7, ASM71507v2, whole genome shotgun sequence encodes:
- the LOC107823663 gene encoding putative protein phosphatase 2C 40: protein MMYGQTIADSGGEIKISFGYHCTDDSGDESDSIHNCHGIKLQRANNSFSCLSGAALSANATLANTNICNGLFEAEILPALDSPTSFRRIPSSPSFSRLDLLSSSFQSNLSILSGSPSSPRELPGDDLFSLRSMSAPPRSEGFLNATEVKIAGGAAGEDRVQAVCSEENGSLFCGIYDGFNGRDAADYLAGTLYETIGNHLNLLDWEIGQESGKLSDRLGLCGSLHDAIQDGKSSINQGLYVDRFAEVEKSCDSFKQKVLKSLEQALFQAENDFLHMVEQEMDDRPYLVSIGCCVLAVLLLGKNMYVLNVGDSRAVLTTQCNDEVLQAVQLTACHSVDDESERTRLLKDHPDDPKTIVAGKVKGKLKVTRALGVGYLKKKSMNDALMGILRVRNLISPPYVSVQPHMTVHEISSSDQFVVLGSDGLFDFFSNDEVVKLVHSYILRHPSGDPAKFLVEQLVMRAADCAGFSREELMSIPAGRRRKYHDDITAIVIILGMNKRTSKASTCI, encoded by the exons ATGATGTATGGGCAAACAATAGCTGACTCAGGAGGAGAAATCAAAATAAGTTTTGGCTATCACTGCACAGATGATTCAGGTGACGAATCAGACAGTATTCACAACTGCCATGGAATTAAACTTCAAAGAGCCAACAATTCCTTCTCTTGCTTGTCCGGTGCGGCTTTAAGTGCCAATGCCACACTAGCTAACACAAATATTTGCAATGGCTTGTTTGAAGCTGAGATACTTCCAGCCTTGGATTCACCTACTTCTTTCCGCCGGATTCCCTCTTCACCGTCTTTCTCAAGATTGGATTTATTGTCATCTTCTTTCCAGAGCAATTTGTCAATCTTGAGTGGTAGTCCATCCTCTCCACGTGAGCTACCTGGCGACGATTTATTTTCATTGAGGTCAATGAGTGCTCCTCCCAGAAGTGAAGGTTTCCTTAATGCAACAGAAGTTAAAATTGCAGGCGGTGCAGCAGGTGAAGATAGAGTTCAGGCTGTTTGTTCTGAAGAGAATGGGTCACTTTTCTGCGGCATATATGATGGCTTTAATGGAAGAGATGCAGCTGACTATCTGGCCGGTACATTATATGAAACAATTGGAAATCACCTCAATTTATTGGATTGGGAAATAGGACAGGAGTCTGGTAAACTTTCTGACCGTTTGGGTTTATGTGGAAGCCTTCACGATGCCATTCAAGATGGCAAATCTAGCATTAATCAGGGATTATATGTTGATCGCTTTGCGGAAGTGGAAAAATCATGTGACTCATTTAAGCAGAAGGTACTTAAGAGCCTCGAACAAGCTCTTTTTCAAGCTGAGAACGATTTCCTCCATATGGTTGAACAGGAAATGGATGACCGCCCGTACTTGGTATCCATTGGATGCTGTGTTTTAGCTGTGCTTCTCCTCGGGAAAAACATGTATGTGCTCAACGTAGGTGATAGTCGAGCTGTATTGACAACACAATGTAACGATGAAGTGTTGCAGGCTGTGCAGCTGACCGCTTGCCATAGTGTTGATGATGAATCCGAAAGAACTCGACTACTAAAGGATCACCCTGATGATCCCAAAACTATCGTGGCTGGAAAAGTCAAGGGAAAGCTAAAGGTTACTCGGGCACTTGGAGTAGGTTATTTGAAAAAG AAATCAATGAACGATGCTTTGATGGGAATTCTTCGAGTCCGTAATCTGATCAGTCCACCATATGTTTCTGTGCAACCACATATGACTGTACACGAAATCTCAAGTTCAGATCAGTTTGTTGTGCTTGGAAGTGATGGTTTATTTGACTTCTTCAGCAATGATGAGGTTGTTAAACTTGTCCATTCTTATATCCTACGTCACCCTTCTGGTGATCCAGCCAAATTTCTAGTGGAGCAGCTTGTGATGCGAGCAGCAGATTGTGCAG GATTTAGTAGGGAAGAGTTGATGAGCATACCAGCTGGTAGGAGAAGGAAATATCATGATGATATAACAGCCATTGTAATAATCCTTGGAATGAACAAACGCACCTCAAAAGCATCAACATGCATATGA